One segment of Pseudomonas sp. FP2196 DNA contains the following:
- a CDS encoding DUF2789 family protein, giving the protein MDLEGYNLKTLFDQLGLPSEETDIDDFIDGHPLDAETKLVDAPFWSESQKQTLQEWIGKDDDRAIVFDELNVRLHDGK; this is encoded by the coding sequence ATGGATCTTGAAGGTTATAACTTGAAAACCCTGTTCGACCAGTTGGGTCTGCCTTCAGAGGAAACAGATATCGATGATTTCATCGATGGGCATCCACTGGACGCTGAGACCAAGCTAGTCGATGCGCCCTTCTGGTCAGAATCTCAGAAGCAAACGCTTCAAGAGTGGATTGGCAAAGACGACGACAGAGCAATCGTCTTCGACGAACTGAACGTACGCCTTCACGACGGTAAGTAA
- a CDS encoding methyl-accepting chemotaxis protein produces MIATEHATSQLSREALAAASEAHHSSAAGRTELVDSISRMHQLSQRANASREMIEALSLRSDDIQRVTLVIQSIASQTNLLALNAAIEAARAGEHGRGFAVVADEVRGLAARTASATGEVGEMVADIQQRTAQVVEQIRELSSDLQTGVEQVEHTGQHLDNIARLAAGVESQVGEIARGAETNREQLDSLFKAIEQMRSDLAVSDQQTRRLAEAAVQMEGQAETISERLAEVGLDDYHQRIYDLAREGASQIAARFEADVEQGRISLDDLFDRQYQPIANTQPAKFQTRFDRYTDQVLPAIQEPLLPRHEGLVFAIACTQQGYVPTHNQVFSQPLTGDAQVDAVNNRTKRKFADRTGIRCGSHQQPVLLQTYTRDTGELMHDLSVPITIKGRHWGGLRLGYKPESPR; encoded by the coding sequence ATGATCGCCACCGAACACGCCACTTCGCAACTCAGCCGCGAAGCGTTGGCGGCCGCCAGTGAGGCGCATCACAGCAGTGCAGCGGGGCGAACCGAATTGGTCGATTCGATCTCGCGCATGCATCAGCTCAGTCAGCGCGCCAATGCCAGCCGTGAAATGATCGAGGCCTTGAGCCTGCGCAGCGATGACATTCAGCGGGTGACGCTGGTGATTCAGTCGATTGCCAGCCAGACCAATTTGCTGGCGTTGAACGCGGCGATTGAAGCCGCGCGGGCCGGTGAGCACGGTCGCGGATTTGCAGTGGTGGCGGATGAGGTGCGCGGCTTGGCGGCGCGAACGGCGTCGGCGACGGGCGAAGTCGGCGAGATGGTCGCTGACATTCAACAGCGCACCGCCCAGGTCGTGGAGCAGATTCGCGAACTGTCCAGCGATCTGCAAACCGGCGTCGAACAGGTCGAGCACACCGGCCAGCATCTGGACAACATCGCGCGATTGGCGGCGGGGGTGGAAAGTCAGGTCGGCGAGATCGCCCGGGGTGCGGAGACCAACCGCGAGCAACTCGACAGCCTGTTCAAAGCCATCGAGCAAATGCGCAGCGATCTGGCGGTCAGCGATCAGCAGACCCGTCGCCTCGCCGAAGCGGCGGTGCAGATGGAAGGGCAGGCGGAAACCATCAGTGAGCGTCTGGCCGAAGTCGGGCTGGATGACTATCACCAGCGCATCTATGACCTGGCGCGCGAAGGGGCGAGCCAGATTGCCGCGCGTTTCGAGGCAGATGTCGAGCAGGGGCGGATCAGCCTCGACGATCTGTTCGACCGTCAGTATCAGCCGATCGCGAATACGCAACCGGCCAAGTTTCAAACCCGATTCGATCGTTATACCGATCAGGTGCTGCCGGCGATTCAGGAACCGTTGCTGCCGCGTCATGAGGGATTGGTGTTTGCCATTGCCTGCACGCAGCAGGGCTATGTGCCGACGCACAATCAGGTGTTCAGTCAGCCGTTGACCGGGGATGCGCAGGTCGATGCGGTTAACAATCGCACTAAACGCAAGTTTGCCGACCGCACCGGGATTCGCTGTGGCAGTCATCAGCAACCGGTGTTGTTGCAGACTTACACGCGCGATACCGGTGAGTTGATGCACGACTTGTCGGTGCCGATCACGATCAAGGGGCGGCACTGGGGCGGACTGCGTTTGGGCTATAAACCGGAGAGCCCGCGCTGA
- a CDS encoding ABC transporter substrate-binding protein yields the protein MNGFRRLLAASVATFGLLTSVPSVMAAQAPIHFADLNWESGSLITDVLRIIVEKGYGLPTDTLPGTTITLETALANNDIQVIGEEWAGRSPVWVKAEAEGKVVSLGDTVKGATEGWWVPEYVIKGDPAKGIKPLAPDLRSVSDLKKYKDVFKDPENPSKGRFLNSPIGWTSEVVNKQKLTAYGLQDDYTNFRSGSGAALDAEISSSIRRGKPVLFYYWSPTPLLGKFKLVQLEEPPFDAEAWKTLTDADNPNPKPTRSLASKLSIGVSTPFQKQYPQIAEFFSKVDFPIEPLNKALAEMSEKHTAPRQAAESFMKAHPDVWQAWLPKDVADKVSASLQ from the coding sequence ATGAACGGATTTCGACGGTTATTGGCCGCCAGCGTGGCCACATTCGGTTTGCTGACTTCAGTGCCATCGGTCATGGCGGCACAAGCGCCGATCCATTTTGCCGACCTGAACTGGGAAAGCGGCAGCCTGATCACCGATGTCCTGCGGATCATCGTCGAGAAGGGTTACGGATTGCCGACCGACACCTTGCCCGGCACCACCATTACCCTGGAAACCGCGCTGGCCAACAATGATATTCAGGTCATTGGCGAGGAGTGGGCCGGGCGCAGTCCGGTGTGGGTCAAGGCCGAGGCCGAAGGTAAAGTCGTGAGCCTGGGCGATACGGTCAAGGGCGCCACCGAAGGCTGGTGGGTGCCGGAATACGTGATCAAGGGCGACCCGGCCAAGGGCATCAAACCACTGGCGCCGGACCTGCGCAGTGTCAGTGATTTGAAGAAATACAAAGACGTGTTCAAGGACCCGGAAAACCCGAGCAAGGGGCGTTTTCTCAACAGCCCGATCGGCTGGACGTCCGAAGTGGTCAATAAACAGAAGCTGACCGCGTACGGATTGCAGGACGACTACACCAATTTCCGCAGTGGTTCCGGTGCAGCGCTGGATGCCGAGATCAGTTCTTCGATTCGACGGGGCAAACCGGTGCTGTTCTATTACTGGTCGCCAACACCGCTGCTGGGCAAATTCAAACTGGTGCAACTGGAAGAGCCGCCGTTCGATGCCGAGGCGTGGAAGACGCTGACCGACGCCGATAATCCCAATCCGAAACCGACTCGCTCGCTGGCCTCGAAGCTGTCGATTGGCGTATCGACGCCGTTTCAGAAGCAGTATCCGCAGATTGCCGAGTTCTTCAGCAAGGTGGATTTCCCGATCGAGCCGTTGAACAAGGCATTGGCTGAGATGAGCGAGAAGCACACGGCGCCGCGTCAGGCAGCAGAATCGTTCATGAAGGCGCACCCGGATGTGTGGCAGGCGTGGTTGCCCAAGGATGTGGCGGATAAGGTTTCGGCCAGCCTGCAATAG